The following are encoded in a window of Sulfitobacter sp. S190 genomic DNA:
- the prmC gene encoding peptide chain release factor N(5)-glutamine methyltransferase codes for MAAATARLRAAGVPDPARDARILLAHAASIDAARVTLIAPEEISEDISDRFEHLVALRAVRVPVSHLVGERAFYGRRFKVSADVLDPRPETETLIEAALAAPFDRVLDLGIGSGCVLVSLLAEREEATGLGVDLSQAACLQASANAVLHGVADRIDIIQSDWFAAVEGRFDLIVSNPPYLAQSEMADIAPELALHEPEMALTDGADGLSAYRVIADTAQQYLSATGRVMAEIGWMQGADVRGIFAAAGWADITILSDLDGRDRVVVAQNPA; via the coding sequence ATGGCCGCCGCCACGGCGCGGTTGCGGGCGGCCGGGGTGCCGGACCCTGCGCGCGACGCGCGTATCTTGCTGGCGCATGCCGCGTCGATCGATGCGGCCCGCGTCACGCTGATCGCACCGGAAGAGATTTCCGAGGATATTTCCGATCGCTTCGAACATCTGGTCGCGTTGCGCGCCGTGCGTGTGCCGGTGTCGCATCTGGTGGGGGAGCGGGCCTTTTACGGGCGGCGCTTCAAGGTAAGCGCCGATGTGCTCGACCCCCGTCCCGAGACGGAGACGCTGATCGAGGCCGCACTGGCCGCACCGTTTGACCGTGTTCTCGATCTGGGGATCGGGTCGGGGTGTGTTCTGGTCAGCCTGCTCGCCGAGCGGGAGGAGGCGACGGGGCTGGGCGTGGATCTGTCGCAAGCTGCCTGCCTTCAGGCCAGTGCCAACGCAGTGCTGCACGGTGTTGCGGATCGCATAGACATCATCCAGTCGGACTGGTTCGCCGCCGTCGAGGGGCGGTTCGATCTCATCGTGTCCAACCCGCCCTATCTTGCCCAGTCGGAAATGGCGGATATCGCACCGGAGCTGGCCCTGCACGAACCCGAAATGGCGCTGACCGACGGGGCCGACGGGCTGAGTGCCTACCGCGTGATCGCAGATACGGCGCAGCAATACCTGAGTGCCACGGGCCGGGTCATGGCGGAGATCGGTTGGATGCAGGGCGCTGACGTGCGGGGCATCTTTGCCGCTGCGGGCTGGGCCGACATAACGATTCTGTCCGACCTGGACGGGCGCGACAGGGTTGTGGTTGCGCAAAACCCCGCCTGA
- a CDS encoding DUF4167 domain-containing protein, giving the protein MKPSRSRSRNKNNRNRGGNQGGNVVNRVFDSSGPEGKVRGTPQQVIEKYNQLARDAMLSNDRVAMENFQQHAEHYLRLLSEAQKEQEAKREEQERQNRERQAERDRERAERQERENAQKQERQAAEPDAAPEDAEIPAETAEDSNLVETPESKPKTRRAPRRKPKPKADDTAEAPKGDGEQPEAAE; this is encoded by the coding sequence ATGAAACCCTCGAGATCGCGCTCGCGCAACAAGAACAACCGTAACCGTGGTGGCAATCAGGGTGGCAACGTCGTCAACCGTGTGTTTGACAGCTCCGGGCCTGAAGGCAAAGTGCGCGGCACGCCGCAGCAGGTGATCGAAAAGTACAACCAGCTGGCCCGTGATGCGATGCTGTCCAATGACCGCGTCGCGATGGAGAACTTCCAGCAGCACGCGGAGCATTACCTGCGCCTGCTGTCCGAGGCCCAGAAAGAACAGGAAGCCAAGCGCGAAGAGCAGGAACGCCAGAACCGCGAGCGGCAGGCCGAACGCGACCGCGAGCGGGCCGAACGGCAGGAACGCGAAAACGCCCAGAAGCAGGAGCGGCAGGCGGCAGAACCCGATGCTGCGCCGGAGGACGCGGAAATACCCGCCGAGACCGCAGAGGACAGCAATCTGGTCGAGACACCAGAGAGCAAGCCCAAAACGCGCCGGGCCCCGCGCCGCAAGCCCAAGCCCAAGGCCGACGATACCGCCGAGGCCCCGAAGGGCGATGGCGAACAGCCCGAAGCGGCAGAGTAA
- the rsmA gene encoding 16S rRNA (adenine(1518)-N(6)/adenine(1519)-N(6))-dimethyltransferase RsmA: MSTIDSLPPLRDVINTHDLRARKSLGQNFLLDLNLTAKIARQAGDLTQCDVLEIGPGPGGLTRGLLAEGARRVLAIEKDRRCLPALAEIAQHYGDRLQVIEGDALEIDPLAHLTPPIRVAANLPYNIGTELLVRWLTPPEWPPFWQSLTLMFQREVAERIVAQPGSKAYGRLAILAQWRTDARIVVNLPPEAFTPPPKISSAVVHLTALEQPKFEADAATLSRVVAAAFNQRRKMLRAALKGTAPDIEDRLLAAGIKPTERAEQISLEGFCALAREIAKS; this comes from the coding sequence GATCTGCGGGCGCGCAAATCACTGGGCCAGAATTTCCTGCTCGATCTCAACCTCACGGCCAAGATTGCCCGACAGGCAGGTGATTTGACGCAATGCGACGTTCTGGAAATCGGCCCCGGTCCCGGTGGCCTGACCCGCGGTTTGCTGGCCGAAGGGGCGCGCCGTGTGCTGGCCATCGAAAAGGATCGCCGCTGTCTGCCCGCGCTGGCGGAAATTGCGCAGCACTATGGCGACAGATTGCAAGTGATCGAAGGCGACGCGCTCGAGATCGACCCGCTGGCACATCTGACCCCGCCCATCCGCGTGGCGGCCAACCTGCCCTATAATATCGGGACCGAACTGCTTGTCCGATGGCTGACCCCGCCGGAATGGCCGCCGTTCTGGCAAAGCCTGACGCTGATGTTCCAACGTGAAGTCGCCGAACGGATCGTGGCGCAACCGGGGTCCAAGGCCTATGGCAGGCTGGCTATTCTCGCCCAGTGGCGCACGGATGCGCGGATCGTGGTCAACCTGCCGCCAGAGGCCTTTACGCCGCCGCCCAAAATTTCAAGCGCGGTGGTGCATCTGACCGCGCTCGAACAGCCGAAATTCGAAGCAGACGCCGCAACGCTCAGCAGGGTTGTCGCCGCCGCCTTCAATCAACGGCGCAAGATGCTGCGCGCCGCGCTCAAGGGGACGGCCCCCGACATCGAGGACCGTTTGTTGGCGGCCGGGATCAAACCCACCGAAAGAGCCGAGCAGATTTCGCTGGAAGGGTTTTGTGCGCTGGCCCGCGAGATCGCCAAGAGCTAA